One genomic segment of Arthrobacter sp. zg-Y1110 includes these proteins:
- a CDS encoding aromatic acid exporter family protein, producing the protein MPQRSSFAKSRGFLQNRARVGLQRSRNSVVPALQMTICAVGAYAFAEYVLGHEGPLFAATAALISLGFSREPRTRRVLEVGIGCTLGITIGEILLTLLGNGLAQAAVVLFLSVMLARFLDRGVIFTTQLGLQSLLVVLLPAPDGGVFTRSVDAIVGGVFALVVTMLAPRDPRREPKSNIRELLHELSAVLRQCSEAIAKSDSTIAWHALVRARNTQPQLDTLARSVRDAREVARISPAYRRYLAELGDLRGSIGYLDLAVRNSRVFARRTTSVINHASLGDEAIENVSEVLNETADAVDVLARALGGGEGPDTRLRHLRQARNELAAVGTRLHPKSLGITDLQGDALIMLFRPLVVDLLESTGLTHEEAVTYLSEV; encoded by the coding sequence ATGCCCCAACGCAGCTCCTTCGCCAAAAGCCGGGGTTTCCTGCAGAACCGGGCCCGCGTAGGGCTGCAGCGCAGCCGCAATTCCGTGGTGCCGGCCCTGCAGATGACCATCTGCGCCGTCGGAGCGTATGCCTTTGCCGAGTACGTGCTCGGGCACGAGGGCCCGCTGTTCGCCGCGACGGCCGCCCTGATTTCCCTGGGGTTCTCCCGGGAACCGCGGACCCGCCGGGTGCTCGAGGTGGGAATCGGCTGCACGCTGGGCATCACCATTGGCGAAATCCTGCTCACCCTGCTGGGCAACGGCCTGGCCCAGGCCGCCGTCGTCCTTTTTCTCTCGGTGATGCTGGCCCGCTTTTTGGACCGCGGTGTCATTTTCACTACCCAGCTGGGGCTGCAGTCCCTGCTGGTGGTGCTCCTGCCCGCCCCGGACGGCGGTGTGTTCACCCGCAGCGTTGACGCCATAGTGGGCGGCGTTTTTGCCCTGGTGGTGACCATGCTGGCGCCGCGGGATCCGCGCCGGGAACCGAAGTCCAACATCCGCGAGCTCCTGCACGAACTGTCTGCCGTGCTGCGCCAGTGTTCCGAAGCCATCGCCAAGAGCGATTCCACCATTGCCTGGCATGCGCTGGTCCGGGCCCGCAACACCCAGCCCCAGCTGGACACCCTGGCCCGCAGCGTCCGGGATGCACGGGAAGTCGCCCGGATTTCGCCCGCCTACCGGCGGTACCTGGCGGAACTGGGAGATCTGCGCGGCTCCATCGGTTATCTGGACCTGGCGGTCCGCAACAGCCGGGTTTTCGCCCGCCGGACGACGTCGGTCATTAACCATGCGTCGCTGGGTGACGAGGCCATCGAGAACGTGTCGGAGGTGCTGAACGAGACGGCCGATGCCGTGGATGTCCTGGCCCGCGCGCTGGGCGGCGGGGAAGGCCCGGACACCCGGCTCCGACACCTTCGCCAGGCCCGGAACGAGCTGGCCGCGGTGGGGACGCGCCTGCATCCGAAGTCGCTGGGCATCACGGATCTGCAGGGCGACGCGCTCATCATGCTTTTCCGCCCCCTCGTGGTGGACCTGCTGGAATCCACCGGACTCACCCACGAAGAGGCGGTTACCTACCTCTCGGAGGTCTGA
- a CDS encoding A/G-specific adenine glycosylase, whose amino-acid sequence MDSQVEDLHRRITGWFAGNARELPWRDAERSPWGVLVSEIMLQQTPVVRVLPVWTQWLQRWPTPAGLAAESSGEAVRAWGRLGYPRRALRLHSAAKAIVEEFDGEVPSTYPELLRLPGVGDYTAAAVAAFAFGQRETVVDTNIRRVHARAVTGNALPSPSLTAAEMRLAASLLPLDTSDSVAWNASVMELGALVCTARSPRCRECPILDRCAWVAAGRPEPHYTAKGQAWAGTDRQVRGAMMAVLRSADGPVRRELLLHAPVDLAGPRLTAELDPLGALHRLQAPQEQMERALAGLIADRLAAEDANGVSLPL is encoded by the coding sequence ATGGATTCACAGGTCGAAGACCTGCACCGCCGGATTACCGGGTGGTTCGCCGGTAATGCCCGCGAGCTGCCCTGGCGGGACGCCGAACGCTCGCCCTGGGGTGTTCTGGTCAGCGAAATCATGCTCCAGCAGACGCCGGTGGTACGGGTGCTGCCCGTCTGGACGCAATGGCTGCAGCGCTGGCCGACGCCGGCCGGGTTGGCTGCGGAGTCCAGCGGGGAAGCCGTACGGGCCTGGGGCAGGCTGGGCTATCCCCGGCGGGCCCTGCGGCTGCACTCAGCAGCGAAGGCAATCGTCGAGGAGTTCGACGGCGAGGTGCCCTCCACTTATCCGGAGCTGCTGCGGCTGCCGGGAGTCGGTGACTACACCGCCGCCGCTGTGGCTGCATTTGCCTTCGGGCAGCGGGAAACAGTGGTGGACACCAATATCCGCCGGGTTCACGCCCGGGCAGTAACCGGGAACGCCTTGCCCTCACCGTCCCTTACCGCTGCCGAGATGCGGCTGGCCGCTTCCCTGCTGCCCCTCGACACCAGCGACTCCGTGGCCTGGAATGCCTCCGTCATGGAACTCGGCGCACTGGTCTGCACGGCCCGCAGCCCTCGATGCCGGGAGTGTCCGATATTGGACCGCTGCGCCTGGGTGGCAGCGGGCAGGCCGGAACCCCATTACACGGCGAAGGGCCAGGCCTGGGCCGGAACGGACCGGCAGGTCCGCGGGGCCATGATGGCGGTGCTGCGCTCCGCGGACGGCCCGGTCCGCCGGGAACTGCTCCTGCACGCGCCGGTGGACCTGGCCGGCCCCAGGCTGACGGCCGAACTGGATCCCCTCGGCGCCCTGCACCGATTGCAGGCGCCGCAGGAACAAATGGAGCGCGCTTTGGCCGGCCTGATCGCGGACCGGCTGGCGGCAGAAGACGCCAACGGAGTGTCGCTGCCGCTTTGA
- the pstS gene encoding phosphate ABC transporter substrate-binding protein PstS, with amino-acid sequence MKVLNRAASVLSVSLVAALGLAACGTDSAAPSAAPTAGSSESSVTGTLSGAGASSQDAAMQAWIAGFGAANPEASVQYSPDGSGAGREALLAGGVQFAGSDAYLDEEETAAAAEVCGPDGAIHVPVYISPIAVAFNLPGITDLNLDAETIAAVFRGEITTWNDPAIAAQNEAVELPDTAITAVHRGDESGTTKNFTEYLAEAAPEKWTDKASGEWPAGLPNGESASGTGGVISTVTSTEGGITYADASAAGSLGKVSVKVGDTYVPFSADAAALAVESSTAVTGEGRPEADMAMDLDRDTAASGAYPVVLVSYHVFCTSYEDQQTVDLVRAFGNYVVSDEGQAAASDAAGSAPLSESLRSRAETALDSIQVRS; translated from the coding sequence GTGAAGGTTTTGAACCGCGCTGCATCCGTACTTTCAGTTTCACTTGTTGCCGCACTCGGCCTGGCCGCCTGCGGCACGGACAGCGCTGCACCCTCCGCGGCCCCGACTGCGGGGAGTTCGGAAAGCTCCGTCACGGGCACCCTTTCCGGTGCCGGCGCCTCCTCCCAGGATGCGGCCATGCAGGCCTGGATCGCGGGTTTCGGTGCAGCCAATCCGGAAGCGTCGGTGCAGTATTCACCGGACGGCTCGGGCGCCGGCAGGGAAGCGCTGCTGGCCGGCGGCGTCCAGTTCGCCGGGTCCGACGCCTACCTTGATGAAGAAGAAACCGCTGCGGCCGCGGAGGTCTGCGGACCCGACGGCGCCATCCACGTTCCCGTCTACATCTCACCGATCGCCGTGGCCTTCAACCTTCCCGGCATAACGGACCTGAACCTCGACGCAGAGACCATCGCAGCGGTCTTCCGCGGCGAGATCACCACATGGAATGACCCGGCCATCGCCGCGCAGAACGAAGCAGTTGAGCTGCCGGACACCGCCATCACGGCGGTACACCGCGGCGACGAATCGGGCACCACCAAGAACTTCACCGAATACCTGGCCGAAGCGGCACCCGAAAAGTGGACGGATAAGGCATCAGGCGAATGGCCGGCCGGGCTGCCGAACGGGGAAAGCGCCTCCGGCACCGGCGGCGTTATTTCCACGGTGACCTCCACTGAGGGCGGCATCACCTATGCCGACGCGTCGGCAGCCGGCTCCCTGGGCAAGGTCAGCGTCAAGGTGGGCGATACCTACGTACCGTTCAGCGCCGACGCCGCCGCACTCGCCGTCGAATCCTCCACCGCGGTGACCGGGGAAGGCCGTCCGGAAGCGGATATGGCCATGGACCTGGACCGCGACACGGCAGCATCGGGTGCTTACCCCGTGGTGCTCGTGAGCTACCACGTGTTCTGCACCAGCTATGAGGACCAGCAGACTGTGGACCTGGTCCGTGCGTTCGGTAACTATGTGGTCAGCGACGAAGGCCAGGCTGCCGCGTCCGACGCCGCGGGCAGTGCCCCGCTCTCCGAGAGCCTGCGGAGCCGGGCCGAAACTGCATTGGATTCCATCCAGGTGCGTTCCTAA
- the pstC gene encoding phosphate ABC transporter permease subunit PstC, with the protein MSSKSITGESGAGRAGDKIFSGITVTAGCLILFVLFCVAVFLMWQALPTFMADPADISGGGGFGQYILPLVIGTVIAALIALLIATPVGIGVALFISHYAPRRLAQGLGYLVDLLAAIPSVVYGAWGMTVLAPALVGPYNWLAENAGWIPIFAGPASQTGKTMLTAGIVLSVMVLPIITSLTREIFLQTPKLHEEAALAMGATRWEMIRMAVFPFARPGVVSAVMLGLGRALGETMAVALVLSSGGLIASLIRPGNQTIAAEIALNFPEAFGLRLSELIAAGLVLFLITLAVNIIARWIISRHKEFSGAN; encoded by the coding sequence GTGTCCAGCAAGTCCATAACGGGAGAAAGCGGCGCGGGCCGCGCCGGAGACAAGATTTTCTCCGGCATTACGGTGACAGCCGGGTGCCTGATCCTGTTCGTCCTGTTCTGCGTGGCGGTTTTCCTGATGTGGCAGGCGCTGCCCACGTTCATGGCCGATCCGGCGGACATCTCCGGCGGCGGCGGGTTCGGGCAGTACATCCTGCCGCTGGTCATCGGCACGGTCATCGCCGCACTCATCGCGCTGCTGATCGCCACACCGGTGGGAATCGGTGTGGCCCTGTTCATTTCCCACTATGCCCCGCGGCGGCTCGCGCAGGGACTGGGCTACCTGGTGGACCTGCTCGCGGCCATCCCGTCGGTGGTCTACGGTGCCTGGGGCATGACAGTGCTGGCCCCGGCGCTGGTGGGTCCGTATAACTGGCTGGCCGAAAACGCCGGGTGGATTCCGATTTTCGCCGGTCCCGCCAGCCAGACCGGCAAAACCATGCTCACGGCAGGCATTGTGCTTTCCGTGATGGTGCTGCCGATCATTACCTCCCTTACCCGGGAGATCTTCCTGCAGACGCCCAAGCTGCACGAGGAAGCGGCACTGGCCATGGGTGCCACGCGCTGGGAAATGATCCGGATGGCTGTTTTCCCCTTCGCCCGTCCCGGCGTCGTCAGTGCCGTCATGCTGGGGCTGGGCCGTGCGCTGGGCGAAACCATGGCCGTGGCGCTCGTGCTCTCCTCCGGCGGTCTGATCGCCAGCCTGATCCGGCCCGGCAACCAGACCATCGCCGCCGAGATCGCCCTGAACTTCCCTGAAGCATTCGGGCTCCGGCTCTCGGAACTGATCGCTGCAGGACTCGTGCTGTTCCTGATCACCCTGGCGGTCAACATAATTGCCCGTTGGATCATCAGCCGCCACAAAGAATTCTCGGGAGCCAACTGA
- the dhaM gene encoding dihydroxyacetone kinase phosphoryl donor subunit DhaM translates to MSVGLVVVSHSRKLAEGVCELAAQMAADVRIVPAGGTDDDGIGTSLEKIMSGIAATDSGEGAVLLTDLGSAVMTAESALEFLEPEQQQRVLMANAPLVEGTVAAAVAAQTGRNVAEVSAAAESAGASYTPDSAASAEASGGPPAPGEPAQDAADSASGAWTLINPMGLHARPASVVAQLLADLDAEITINGVDGKSVMMLMTLGLRPGETLSATATGPDAARAVELVAEQVRNGFGEI, encoded by the coding sequence GTGAGCGTCGGCCTGGTGGTTGTTTCGCACAGCCGGAAGCTGGCCGAGGGCGTCTGCGAGCTGGCGGCGCAGATGGCCGCAGACGTTCGGATAGTTCCGGCAGGAGGCACCGACGACGACGGGATCGGCACCAGCCTGGAAAAAATCATGTCCGGTATTGCTGCGACGGACTCCGGTGAGGGCGCGGTCCTGCTGACGGACCTTGGATCCGCAGTGATGACGGCGGAATCGGCGCTGGAGTTCCTGGAGCCGGAGCAGCAGCAGCGGGTACTCATGGCCAATGCGCCGTTGGTCGAGGGCACGGTGGCCGCAGCCGTAGCGGCACAGACCGGAAGGAACGTTGCCGAGGTTTCGGCCGCCGCGGAGTCGGCGGGGGCGTCCTACACCCCGGACAGCGCAGCCTCCGCCGAAGCCTCCGGCGGCCCGCCTGCCCCCGGGGAGCCGGCGCAGGACGCGGCGGACTCCGCCAGCGGGGCATGGACGCTGATAAACCCGATGGGCCTGCATGCGCGTCCGGCCTCAGTGGTGGCGCAACTGCTGGCGGACCTGGACGCCGAGATCACCATCAACGGCGTGGACGGCAAATCGGTCATGATGCTTATGACGCTGGGCCTGCGGCCCGGCGAAACGCTCAGTGCCACCGCCACAGGTCCCGACGCGGCCCGGGCGGTGGAACTCGTGGCCGAGCAGGTGCGCAACGGGTTCGGAGAAATCTGA
- the radA gene encoding DNA repair protein RadA, with product MATKTARPKTANFRCSECGWTTAKWVGRCGECQAWGTVEESGEVLARTTAAAVVARPALRIGEVDATTAAYQATGVGELDRVLGGGLVPGAVILLAGEPGVGKSTLLLDVAARVAGLGRDVLYVTGEESTAQVKLRAERIGAVSENLYLSAETDLSQALGQVEQVSPGLLIVDSVQTLSSTAVDGSAGGVSQVREVAASLINAAKTRNMTTLLVGHVTKDGSIAGPRLLEHLVDVVCQFDGDRHSRLRLLRAVKNRYGPTDEVGCFDLTEDGIEGLADPSGLFVSRTKDPVSGTCITVTLEGKRPLVAEVQSLVAETGNAQARRATSGVDASRVAMLLAVLQQRASMSLAKDDSYVSTVGGVKLGEPATDLAVALAVASAKMNKPLPAQLIAFGEVGLAGEVRPVPGIARRINEAERLGFTHAVVPASPNGPGNVPSGFKVREVSTLAEALELLF from the coding sequence ATGGCAACAAAGACTGCACGGCCCAAGACCGCCAACTTCCGCTGCTCGGAGTGCGGCTGGACGACAGCCAAATGGGTTGGACGCTGCGGCGAGTGCCAGGCCTGGGGAACGGTGGAGGAATCCGGCGAAGTCCTGGCCCGGACCACCGCAGCCGCCGTGGTTGCCCGCCCGGCCCTGCGGATCGGCGAGGTAGACGCCACCACTGCCGCCTACCAGGCCACCGGGGTAGGTGAACTGGACCGCGTCCTGGGTGGAGGCCTGGTTCCCGGTGCGGTGATCCTGCTGGCCGGGGAGCCCGGCGTGGGTAAGTCCACTCTGCTCCTCGACGTCGCCGCCCGCGTCGCCGGCCTGGGCCGCGACGTCCTGTACGTCACCGGAGAGGAATCCACGGCACAGGTGAAACTGCGTGCCGAGCGCATCGGCGCCGTGTCGGAGAACCTCTATCTCAGTGCGGAAACGGACCTCAGCCAGGCCCTGGGCCAGGTGGAGCAGGTCTCCCCCGGGCTGCTCATTGTCGACTCCGTCCAGACCCTGAGCAGTACCGCCGTGGACGGCAGCGCCGGCGGCGTCAGCCAGGTCCGCGAGGTGGCCGCGTCTTTGATCAATGCGGCGAAGACCCGGAACATGACCACCCTGCTGGTCGGCCACGTCACCAAGGACGGCTCCATCGCCGGCCCCCGGCTGCTGGAGCACCTGGTGGACGTGGTGTGCCAGTTCGACGGCGACAGGCATTCGAGGCTTCGGCTGCTGCGTGCGGTCAAGAACCGCTACGGACCCACGGACGAGGTGGGCTGCTTCGACCTGACCGAAGACGGCATCGAAGGGCTCGCCGACCCCAGCGGACTCTTCGTCTCGCGGACCAAGGACCCGGTCTCGGGCACCTGCATCACCGTCACACTGGAGGGCAAGCGGCCGTTGGTCGCCGAGGTCCAGTCCCTGGTCGCCGAAACCGGAAATGCCCAGGCCCGCCGTGCAACCAGCGGTGTTGACGCGTCCCGCGTCGCCATGCTCCTGGCCGTTCTGCAGCAGCGGGCCTCCATGAGCCTGGCCAAGGATGACAGTTACGTCTCCACCGTCGGCGGCGTGAAGCTTGGCGAGCCGGCCACGGACCTGGCAGTGGCGCTGGCTGTGGCGTCGGCGAAGATGAACAAACCGCTGCCGGCCCAGCTCATAGCCTTCGGCGAGGTTGGACTGGCCGGGGAGGTGCGTCCGGTACCGGGTATCGCGCGGCGGATCAACGAGGCCGAACGGCTCGGTTTCACGCACGCCGTCGTTCCGGCTTCCCCGAACGGACCGGGAAACGTCCCCTCCGGTTTCAAGGTCCGGGAGGTCTCCACGTTGGCCGAGGCGCTGGAGCTGCTCTTCTAG
- the pstA gene encoding phosphate ABC transporter permease PstA yields the protein MLDTTSALGRPGSLLTKNRLPRYTPWIVLAAALILGAALSALIGFSVTSFAIFTAVLFVIGGTVVTWIVEGKRHAVDRLATNLVCGAFLLALLPLVSVIFTVLVRGLPGLSPDFLLTSMGGMTGAVDNATMENGTAVLGGAYHGIVGTLLITFWATVISVPVGLLAAVYLVEYSRGGTLSRAITFFVDVMTGIPSIVAGLFAAAFFGLVFGPGTRTGFVAAVALSVLMIPVVVRSTEEMLKIVPNELREASYALGVRKWRTILKVVVPTAISGIASGVTLAIARVIGETAPLLVTAGFVNTINFNAFAGWMSTLPTFIYRQLMSPTSPTNTDPSTQRAWAAALILIIMVMLLNLGARLIARIFAPRTSR from the coding sequence ATGCTCGATACAACCTCCGCCCTCGGCCGTCCCGGGTCCCTGCTGACCAAGAACAGGCTGCCCCGCTATACGCCCTGGATCGTGCTGGCCGCTGCCTTGATCCTGGGTGCGGCACTGTCCGCCCTCATCGGCTTCTCCGTCACGTCCTTCGCAATCTTCACCGCCGTGCTTTTCGTCATCGGCGGCACGGTTGTCACCTGGATCGTGGAGGGCAAGCGGCATGCAGTGGACCGCCTCGCGACGAACCTGGTCTGCGGTGCCTTCCTGCTGGCGCTGCTGCCCCTGGTATCGGTGATCTTCACCGTCCTGGTCCGCGGACTGCCCGGCCTCAGCCCGGACTTCCTGCTCACCTCCATGGGCGGCATGACCGGCGCCGTTGACAACGCCACGATGGAGAACGGGACCGCGGTGCTGGGCGGCGCCTACCACGGCATTGTCGGCACCCTGCTGATCACCTTCTGGGCCACGGTCATTTCGGTGCCCGTGGGCCTGCTCGCCGCCGTCTACCTGGTGGAATACAGCCGGGGCGGAACACTTTCGCGGGCCATCACGTTCTTCGTAGATGTAATGACCGGTATCCCCTCGATTGTGGCCGGCTTGTTCGCCGCCGCGTTCTTCGGGCTCGTCTTCGGGCCGGGCACGCGCACCGGATTCGTCGCCGCCGTCGCCCTCTCCGTGCTGATGATCCCGGTGGTGGTCCGCTCCACCGAGGAAATGCTCAAGATCGTGCCCAACGAACTCCGGGAGGCTTCCTATGCCCTGGGCGTGCGTAAGTGGCGGACCATCCTGAAGGTTGTGGTCCCTACCGCGATTTCCGGCATTGCCTCCGGCGTTACCCTGGCGATCGCCCGCGTGATCGGGGAAACGGCACCACTGCTGGTCACCGCCGGCTTCGTCAACACCATCAACTTCAACGCGTTTGCGGGCTGGATGAGCACGCTGCCCACCTTCATCTACCGGCAGCTGATGAGCCCCACCTCCCCGACCAACACAGATCCGAGTACCCAGCGGGCCTGGGCGGCCGCCCTGATCCTGATCATCATGGTGATGCTGCTGAACCTGGGCGCCCGCCTGATTGCCCGGATCTTCGCCCCCCGGACCTCCCGCTAG
- the disA gene encoding DNA integrity scanning diadenylate cyclase DisA produces the protein MARSPEDALKATLARVAPGTELRDGLERILRGRTGALIVLGFDRAVDSICSGGFDIGIDFSPTRLRELAKMDGAIVCDRDAGNILRAAVQLVPDHTIETHESGTRHRTAERVAIQTGFPVISVSQSMRIIQLYVGGLRHVLEGSEPVLARANQALATLERYRARLDQVTNSLSALEIEAMVTVRDVAVTLQRQEMVRRISEEISQYVLELGVDGRLLSLQLEELTTGLGPGSEMILRDYADLNDGKRNIEEQISTLQNMSSSEMVDLGKIASVVGFQPGQDSLEAVVQPRGYRLLSNIKSVPPAVSNRLVDHFGGLQNLMAANIDDLMTVDGIGEQRARTVREGLSRIAETSLLDRFM, from the coding sequence ATGGCCCGCAGTCCCGAAGACGCGCTTAAAGCAACCCTGGCGCGGGTCGCACCCGGGACCGAGCTCCGCGACGGACTCGAGCGCATTCTGCGTGGCCGCACCGGCGCCCTGATCGTCCTCGGTTTTGACCGAGCGGTGGACAGCATCTGCTCCGGCGGGTTCGATATCGGCATCGACTTCTCCCCCACCAGGCTGCGGGAGCTGGCCAAAATGGACGGCGCGATCGTCTGCGACCGCGACGCCGGGAACATCCTGCGCGCGGCGGTGCAGCTGGTCCCCGACCACACCATCGAAACGCATGAATCCGGCACCCGGCACAGGACCGCCGAACGCGTGGCCATCCAGACCGGTTTCCCCGTGATTTCGGTCAGCCAGTCCATGCGGATCATCCAGCTCTACGTAGGCGGACTCCGCCACGTCCTGGAAGGATCCGAGCCGGTGCTGGCACGTGCCAACCAGGCATTGGCAACCCTCGAGCGCTACCGCGCCCGCTTGGACCAGGTCACCAACTCCCTCTCCGCATTGGAAATCGAAGCAATGGTGACGGTCCGCGACGTCGCGGTCACGCTGCAGCGCCAGGAGATGGTCCGCCGCATTTCCGAGGAAATTTCACAGTATGTCCTCGAACTAGGCGTCGACGGCCGCCTGCTGTCCCTCCAGTTGGAGGAACTGACCACCGGCCTCGGCCCGGGCAGCGAAATGATCCTGCGAGACTACGCGGACCTGAATGACGGAAAGCGCAACATCGAGGAACAGATCTCCACGCTGCAGAACATGAGCTCGTCCGAAATGGTGGACCTGGGCAAGATCGCCTCGGTGGTCGGTTTCCAGCCGGGCCAGGATTCGCTCGAAGCCGTGGTGCAGCCGCGCGGCTACCGGCTCCTGAGCAATATCAAGTCGGTTCCCCCCGCAGTATCCAACCGGTTGGTGGACCACTTCGGCGGCCTGCAGAACCTGATGGCCGCCAACATCGATGACCTGATGACCGTTGACGGCATCGGCGAGCAGCGCGCCCGGACCGTGCGGGAAGGTCTCTCCCGGATCGCGGAGACCAGCCTCCTCGACCGGTTCATGTAG
- the pstB gene encoding phosphate ABC transporter ATP-binding protein PstB, which yields MSKRIDVKDLNVYYGNFLAVQDVNINIEPRSVTAFIGPSGCGKSTFLRTLNRMHEVLPGARVEGEVLLDGENLYGPGVDPVTVRSHVGMVFQRPNPFPTMSIRDNVLAGVKLNNKRISKADADDLVEKSLTGANLWKEVRDRLDKPGSGLSGGQQQRLCIARAIAVSPEVILMDEPCSALDPISTLAIEDLIEELKSDYTVVIVTHNMQQAARVSDKTAFFNIAGTGKPGRLIEYADTPVIFSNPAEQATEDYVSGRFG from the coding sequence ATGTCCAAGCGCATCGACGTCAAAGACTTGAATGTCTACTACGGCAATTTCCTCGCCGTCCAGGACGTCAACATCAACATTGAACCCCGCTCCGTGACCGCCTTCATCGGTCCCTCGGGCTGCGGCAAGTCCACCTTCCTGCGCACCCTGAACCGGATGCACGAGGTACTTCCCGGCGCACGTGTCGAAGGTGAAGTGCTGCTGGACGGGGAGAACCTCTACGGCCCGGGCGTTGACCCGGTGACCGTCCGCAGCCACGTGGGCATGGTGTTCCAGCGGCCCAACCCGTTCCCCACCATGTCCATCAGGGACAATGTGCTGGCAGGCGTGAAGCTGAACAACAAGCGCATCTCGAAGGCCGACGCCGATGACCTGGTGGAAAAGTCGCTGACGGGCGCCAACCTCTGGAAAGAGGTCCGTGACCGCCTGGACAAGCCGGGCTCCGGGCTTTCCGGCGGCCAGCAGCAGCGCCTGTGCATAGCCCGCGCCATAGCGGTCTCGCCGGAGGTGATCCTGATGGACGAGCCCTGCTCCGCCCTGGACCCCATCTCGACGCTGGCCATCGAGGACCTCATCGAGGAACTCAAGAGTGACTACACGGTGGTTATCGTTACGCACAACATGCAGCAGGCAGCGCGGGTGTCGGACAAGACGGCGTTCTTCAACATCGCCGGCACCGGGAAGCCCGGCCGGCTGATCGAGTACGCCGACACTCCGGTCATCTTCAGCAACCCCGCCGAGCAGGCCACGGAAGACTACGTCTCCGGACGTTTCGGATAG
- a CDS encoding inorganic phosphate transporter, translated as MATLLLAGVVLLAGAYAFLNGFHDASNSVATSVRTRALTPTVAILLAAGFNLLGALVSTALAVALTVRFVDLPAGPEGLGILIAGLLAACGWGVWTWWRRMPSSSTSALVGGLVGSGAASTLVGGHNIAESYRLIWEQIALPLLLSPVIAFVLAYLLVFPATWLMRYSSPRRGDAGNRIAQSVFTSAFSLGHGIQDGQRTMAVVVLALLAAGQTSETGIPLWVQLFAALALAAGTLFGGWRITHTLGYRLVRMDPLRGMSAQAVSSAMLFLGALWLHIPLSSTQTMTSAIVGAGTNQRFSTVRFIPLREILVTWLVTAPVTALLGGILLLALSPLL; from the coding sequence GTGGCCACCCTCCTCCTGGCCGGCGTCGTCCTGCTCGCCGGAGCCTATGCCTTCCTCAACGGCTTCCATGACGCCTCCAACTCGGTGGCCACCTCCGTCCGGACCCGGGCACTGACCCCCACTGTGGCGATCCTGCTGGCCGCCGGCTTCAACCTCCTGGGTGCACTCGTGAGCACCGCACTGGCCGTTGCCCTGACCGTCCGGTTCGTGGATCTCCCGGCCGGCCCAGAGGGCCTCGGCATCCTGATTGCCGGGCTGCTGGCGGCCTGCGGATGGGGGGTGTGGACCTGGTGGCGGCGGATGCCGTCATCATCCACTTCCGCCCTGGTGGGCGGGCTGGTGGGTTCCGGCGCGGCCTCGACCCTGGTGGGCGGGCACAACATAGCCGAGTCCTACCGGCTGATCTGGGAGCAGATAGCCCTGCCGCTGCTGCTGTCCCCCGTGATCGCCTTTGTACTGGCTTACCTGCTGGTTTTCCCGGCCACATGGCTGATGCGCTACAGTTCTCCGCGCCGCGGGGACGCCGGAAACCGGATAGCGCAGTCCGTCTTCACCTCCGCCTTCTCCCTGGGGCACGGGATCCAGGACGGGCAACGGACCATGGCTGTGGTGGTGCTTGCCCTGCTGGCCGCGGGGCAAACTTCCGAAACCGGCATTCCCCTCTGGGTACAGCTCTTTGCGGCGCTGGCCCTGGCCGCCGGCACGCTCTTCGGCGGCTGGCGGATCACGCACACACTGGGGTACCGGCTGGTCCGGATGGACCCGCTGCGGGGCATGAGCGCCCAGGCGGTCAGCTCCGCCATGCTGTTCCTTGGTGCGCTCTGGCTGCACATTCCGCTCTCCAGCACCCAGACCATGACGTCCGCCATCGTCGGCGCCGGCACCAATCAGCGCTTTTCCACCGTCCGCTTCATTCCGCTGCGGGAAATCCTCGTCACCTGGCTGGTCACGGCACCCGTAACCGCACTGCTCGGCGGGATCCTGCTACTGGCCCTCAGTCCGCTCCTGTAA